A stretch of DNA from Desmospora activa DSM 45169:
CTCATATTTTCTCAGACCCTCTTTCCCAATTTCTTTCTCTGTTGTTGATTATACACCAACGAAAGGATCAATTCCTTTTCTTTTTCCAAAAAGAACGATGAGGAGCGAATCCCAATTGGAAACGAACATTCACCGTTTGGCGGAGTGGATACAGACAGCGGAAGGAACGGTAGTCTTAACAGGTGCGGGTATGTCGACAGAAAGCGGCATTCCCGATTTTCGCTCCCGCGAAGGGTTCTGGAAGCGGGTCGATCCGCAGCGGGTGGCAACCGTATCCGCCTTGGAGGAGGAATATGAGACTTTTCACCATTTTTATCGTCTGCGCATAAGAGGATTAGAGCGAGTCCATCCCCATCCCGGTCATCAGGTGTTGGCCCGCTGGGAGCAGCAGGGCTACATCCGGGGAATCGCCACCCAAAATGTGGACCGTTTGCACCAACGGGCGGGTAACCGGCAGGTATGGGAGTTGCACGGAAATATTTTGCAATTTCACTGCCATGATTGCAAGAAGGCGGCGGAACGATCCCGTTTTTTGCAACAGAAACCTTGTGTGCATTGCGGAGGGCGTCTGCGACCGGATATTATTCTGTTTGGCGAATGGTTGCCGGAAACGACGTGGAGCGAGGCGATGGAGGCGGTACAACAAGCGGATCTGCTGCTGGTGATTGGAACTAGTCTCGAAGTGTATCCGGTTAATCAGATGCCGCAGCTGTGCCCGGGTAAAACGGTATTGATCAATGCGGACAAGACGGCGATGGATCGTCAATTGGATTTGGTGATTAGCGGTAAGGCAGGGGAAGTGTTACAACATGTCGATCAGATTGTAGCCAAAACAGAGGAAGGGTGAGTTGCATTGCCAGAGGAGAGCACCATTTTGTTTGTGTACGGAACATTGCGCCAAGGTGAAAATAACCATCACTATTTGAAAGGGGCTGAACGCTTAGCTTCCCAGGCTTGGGTGTACGGTCGTCTGCTCGATACTGGTTGGGGGTATCCGGCTTTGCTTTTACAAGGGATGGAGCGTGTGTATGGGGAGTTATATCGGGTGCCGCACCGTTTGCTTCCGAAGATTGACGAGTTGGAGGATTATACTCCCGGCACTCCAGATAATGAGTATAAACGGGTTACCGTCACTGTGGGAACCGATGTAGGAGAATGCCGAGCGATGACATATCTCTATACACAATCGCTGGCCAGGGAGAAGGAAATCCCTTTTGGAGATTGGCGGTTATACCATTTGCGGCGTCGGTTGCCACTGCTTTACTTTGCCTATGGATCTTGTATGGATGATGAACGGTTTCGTTTGCAAGGAGTGGCGGATGCGTTTCGGGAACGATTGGGTCGTGGGGTGTTAACCGGGTATGATATGCGCTATACCCTCTCATACCCCGACGGTGGCCGTGCCGATCTGGTAGAGAAAAAAGGGGCGATTGCCGAAGGAGTAGTTTATCGTATCGGTGCGCGGGGATTGGATTATCTCTATTGGCGGGAAGGAGTGCAGGAAGGCACATACCGTCCGGCGATGGTATCAGTAGAAATGAAGGACGGCATCCATGATGCCCTCACCTTTCTCGTAATCGACAAAAAAGAAGAGACAGCGCCTCCCGAGCACTACGCCCGCGAAATTTTGCGGGGCTCTTATGGGACCGTGAGCGATGCGTACTATCAAAAACTGAAGCGTCGGCTGCTCAATCGTTTTTATATGAATGTACCGTTTTAACCCTTTGTCCAAGTTAGTGGGGGCATTGGGTCTTTGCGTTCTTGTTTTTATGAAGAAGTAGAGATTGGGTTTCTGCCACTGATTGCGGTAGCGAGTATGTCTGGCGATCGCTTAAGCCGGTTACTCGTATTTTCCCTTTATCAGTGGCTTTTGTATCTATTGGTAGAAGACTAACCCTTCTGTTGCATGAAAGCTTCTTGCTTCCGATGGCAAGAAACTCCCGCTTCTTCGCGTTAGCGAAAGCGGGAGAGGTTTAGGGTGTATTCGTCGGCCGTTGGAATAATTCTGTGATGAAATGTTGCTGTTCCATGGTCCAGCCCCGTTCCTTCAGCATATTGACAGCCTGATCCGACAGCGGGGTGCTTGTGTAAAAGGGGATTCCCCGTTTGATCGCTTCCCGGTCGACCGTTTGTAGGCTTTGGGTATTCATGCCACCGCTCTTCCATATTTCCAAACTGGTTCCGTCTTGAAAATGAAAAGAATAAGTGCCGTTAAAAAGTTCATCCTCTTCACCGATGGCATAGCTGACACTGATCGATTGCACATCGTTCCAGGAATGAATGCGCTCCACACCGAGGGAGTAAAACGGGGAATGGACGATTTCATGTTCATTGATCATCACATAGGAATCCAATACCATTGCCAGCAACGGGATCGTTACCGCCAACGGAAAGAAGAATCGACGCAACGACTCCTGCCACCCGCGGATCCCTGAGCGTAAACTGTGTATATAAAAAAGGCACAAAATTAAAATGGCAACCATAAAGGCTGAATTGGTAGCGGTATCCCGATATGCGTGGAAATAAAGAGCGTCTTGTTCTTGATACAACCAAACCCGCACCAAGGACATTCCTTGGATGATGACAACTACCGGCAGGGTAAGGAGCAGCACGTTTATCAGAATCGAACGACTTCCCTGTAACAGTCGGCGCAACCACTGTCCCTGGGGATGAGTATTTGGCATCTGTTCAAAGGCAGTCATCGTCTCGCCTCTTTTCTTTTTCTTGATATCATCTTACAACATTTCGCATGAGGAGAATGAAACAATTTAGCGGGTTATTTTCGAATGGTTGGATGCAAAAGGGGGAAGAGTATGCTTTGATTTGACCGACAAAGGAGGAGCAATCATGCCTCAGCAGACAAAGGCGCAGTCTCAAACTCCGTTGCAGCCACCCCAGCACCAACATCGACAACCAGGATTGGAGTCGGAAATGGTTCCCCGCCCGACGGCGGAGGACGACGATTATCGCGGAAGCGGCAAATTGGCGGGAAAGCGAGCATTGATCACTGGAGGGGACAGTGGGATTGGACGCGCTGTCTCCATCGCTTTTGCCAAGGAAGGAGCCGATGTCGCCATTCTCTATCTGAACGAGCACGGTGATGCCCAGGAAACTAAAGCCCGGGTAGAGGAGCTGGGAAGAAAAGCGTTACTGCTCCCCGGCGATATCGGTGATGAGATCTTTTGTCAGCACGCGGTTCAACAAACCGTCAACAGCCTGGGTGGGTTGGATGTCCTGGTGAATAACGCCGCAGAGCAACATCCCCAAGATGGAATCGACCAAATCGACGCGCAGCAACTGGAGCGTACCTTTCGTACCAATGTTTTCTCCTTTTTTTATCTGACGAAAGCGGCGCTGCCCCATCTGCCTACAGGCGGGAGCATTATCAATACAACATCGGTGACTGCTTATAAGGGAAATCCGGTTTTACTCGATTATTCGGCGACCAAAGGAGCGATTGTCTCCTTTACGCGTTCGTTATCGCAATCGCTGGTCAAACAGGGCATTCGCGTTAACGGTGTCGCTCCAGGTCCGATTTGGACACCGTTGATCCCTTCCACCTTTGATGCCCAACAAGTGGCCACTTTTGGATCCAGCACGCCGATGGGGCGCCCAGGCCAGCCGGCGGAACTGGCGGCCAGTTATGTATTTCTCGCCTCCTCTGACTCTTCCTATATCAGCGGACAAGTGCTTCACCCCAATGGTGGTGTGGTGGTGAACGGTTAGTTGATAATGGCAAGGTGTAAGGGGCGCTTTCATTTTGCCGACGGGAATCTTAGCTCTTTGAAGAGTGGGATAAAAGGCAAAACATTGGCTTTCAGTTGGCTTTTTCTGTGGTAAGATTAAGGCGAAGACGATACAGAGGAGGCAGATCCAATGGCACAAACACGTGAAGGCGCCATCACATTTAAAGGAAACCCCGTCACTCTAGTGGGGCCTGAATTAAAAGCGGGTGACACCGCCCCTGACTTTACGGTTCTGGCTAACGATCTTAGCCCGGTTACCCTTGCTGACACCCGTGGTCAGGTACGGATTATCAGTGTGGTTCCGTCGTTGGATACCGGTGTTTGTGATGCGCAAACCCGTCGTTTTAACGAAGAGGCCGCCAATCTGGGTGAACATGTGCGCGTACTTACCGTCAGCGTCGACCTTCCCTTTGCGCAAAAGCGTTGGTGTGGTGCTGCCGGCATCGAACGGGTGCAGACACTGTCCGACCATCGCGATCTTTCCTTTGGCACGGCATATGGAGTGGTAATCCAAGAACTGCGTCTGCTGGCGCGTGCCGTATTTGTGATCGATGCCAATGATAAGCTGGTTCATGTTGAAGTGGTCTCTGAAGCAACCAACCACCCGGATTATGAAGCCGCAGTGGAAGCGGCCAAACGCGCATAATGGAGCATAAGCCCAGGATTGTCCTGGGCTTATGTTGTATAATCGGATAAGATTGAACACAAGATAGCACCTGTGAAAGAGGTGAGGCACGCCCTTGTCGCTGTGGCGGAGCGTTTGACCGATCCAATTGAAAGGCAGGTGCATCGCGGTGTCTTCCCGTTCTCTTTACCGGTTGTTCATTGCGGTCCCCGTTCCTGACCCCCATCGACAGTGGATGGCGGAATGGTGTCGGGAGCGGTCCGAACAGTGGCCCTTTAAAAAATGGGTTCATCCATCGGACTACCATATTACCGTCCAGTTCTTGGGAGAGTGTACCTTCCGCCAAGCACGCGAGGTAAAAAAGCGGGTTCGGCTCCTGATGACTGAAATGGAACCCTTCTCCCTCTCGTTGGGCCCAATTGGGTGGTTTGGAGTAGCCGATCACCCCCGTATTTTGTGGGCGGGGCTGGATGGAGATTTGGATCGCTTGCACCAGCTCTACCAAGCGGTGGCGGACACCGTTTCCCCAGTCGGCTTTGCAAAGGAAAAACGACTTTATCGCCCCCATATCACTATAGCCAAAAAATATAAGCGCAACGATTTCCCCCATGAAGAGGTAGATACCACCTTTCGCCCGGAATCGGCAGGACTGAAGCCGTGGACGGTGGATGAACTGATTCTCTACCAAACCCATGTCTATCGTTCGCCCATGTATCAACCCTTAGCGATTTTTGGGGTGGGGGCGGGGTGATGAAGGGCGGATTGATTTACCGGCTTGTTTACCATGACGGTAGCCGCTAACTCTGCTTACCGTATGTAGCTTATTGATATAACAAGAGCGATAACCCCTGCCAATTATAGTTGGCAGGGGTTTTGTCGTGTTCGTTTTGTGGCTTGTTTGTGGAACGAGAAGGTTATATAAAAAAGATCAAACCAAAGACATACCGGAATATGTTACAATAACCGCTGAAAGAGTGTCGTAAACCCACCACTCTTTAAACAAAACTAGGGAACCGGAAACGAATACCCATACCCGTGATAAAAAACCCGACCGTTCCCGGATCGGTTTGTTCGTAAAAACGGGTGTTTTTTCCGCTGTTCCCCTTTTTGAAAGGGGTATTTTTATGGATTTTCAAATTCCCGAACGAGTGGAGCGCTTCGGTGTCGACATTCAGCGGGAAGAGCTTCGCTACCATCGAAAGCGGGTGGCGGTGACAAAGTCGTTTACCTTTGACGCTGCCCACCATCTTCATCTGTATGAAGGAAAGTGTAAAAATCTACATGGACACACCTATCGGCTGGTGATCTCTATCAGCGGTTTTGTGGACGATGTGGGGATTGCCGTCGATTTTGGCGATATCAAACGGATGTATCAAGAGGAGATCAAGGCCCGTCTGGATCACCGCTATCTCAACGAGGTTTTACCCAATATGAATACCACGGCGGAAAATATGATTGTCTGGATATGGGAACGCCTGGATGAACGTTTGGTGCAGGAGGGGTTGAAAAAACGAGGCCACCGACTGGAGGAGCTGGTGCTGTATGAGACGCCCACCAGCTATGCGACTTTGAGGCGGGAATGGATGGAAGGCGATGAATAAAGGATGGAATCTGCCGGAGCCATCAGTGTATCGACAATGGAAACTGCCGATGGTGGAAGTGTTTGAAACGGTAGAAGGAGAAGGAACAGCAGCGGGGTGGCCAACGGTATTTGTCCGCGTCTTCCACTGCAATCTGCGCTGCTCCTGGTGTGATACTCCCTACAGCTATGCACCGGCACAACCGGAGTATGAAGCGACGGTGGGGGAAATCGCGGCGGAAGCGCATCGCTATGCCAGCCACCGCATCTGTTTTACCGGTGGTGAGCCTTTGATGCATCGGGAGAAGTCCGCTGCACTGCTGGAAGCATTGGCGTGTCCGGAAAAGATCGAGGATGTGCATATCGAGACCAACGGCGCGATTGATCTCACTCCCTTTGATGCCTTACGCCGGGAGCGACCGTGGGGGGAGAAAGTCCGTTTTATCATGGATTGGAAACTGCCAAGGTCAAAGGAAGAGAGCCGAATGCTGGTTGACAACTTCAACTGTCTCACCCAGCGGGATGAAGTCAAATTGGTGATCGCAGATGAGCAGGATTTTCGTGCTGCCGTCGATGTGATCAATCGTCACTATCAGCGGGGGCAGATTCTGTTTAGCCCTGTTTTTGAGACCTTGCCGCCGCGAACGTTGGTGGAGTGGGTGTTGGCTGAACCTCTCCCTCATGTCCGTGTCAATCTGCAATTGCATAAATTTATCTGGGATCCTGCGGAAAGGGGTGTGTAACGATGGGGAAAAAAGCAGTTATCGTGTTGTCAGGTGGGCTGGATAGTACCACCTGTATGGGCTTGGCACAGGCAGAAGGGTATGAATTGTACCCACTCACCTTCGATTACGGCCAGCGCCATGACCGGGAGGTGGAACAGGCCAAGGCGATTGCCCACCATTACGAGGTGAAAGAGCACCGTATCGTGGACATCGGCTTTCTCAATCAGATTGGCGGCAGCGCCTTGACGGAGGATTCCATCTCCGTGCCGACGGAAGAAGAGGAAGGGATTCCCACCACCTATGTTCCGGCACGTAATCTGATCTTTCTCTCCCTTGCTGCCGCCTATGCGGAAGTAATCGAGGCGGAAGCGGTCTACACCGGGGTTTCCGCTGTCGACTACAGCGGCTATCCCGATTGTCGTCCCCAGTTTATTTCCCACTTGGAAGAGACGATTTGCCGTGCGACCAAAGCGGGAGAGGAAGGCCGCCCGATCCGGTTGGTAACACCCTTAATCCACCTCAGCAAAGGAGAGACGATCCGGGAAGGTCTCCGTTTGCATGTTCCTTATCATTTGACCACCTCCTGCTACCAAGGTGGAGAGGTAGCTTGTGGTGTCTGTGACAGCTGCCGCCTTCGTCGCAAAGGTTTTGCCGATGCGGAAGCGATCGATCCGATTCCATATGTCGACGGGGTGAAAGCTGGAGGATAAAATAAAGAGCCATTACGGCTCTCAGGTTTCCCCTGTTCTTCGGTTGGTGCTGATGGAGGGATTTGAACCCCCGACCCCTTCATTACGAGTGCGCCGCTTAACCGTGTATCACGAAAGACAACAAATTGGAGGATGTTAAACTCTTACTGCCAGTTTCCGCGATAGAAAATAAACCTAATTCCTTATGGATACGTTCTAAACACCGCAAAGGAGGAAAGCCACGGCACTGTGGATTGGGTTTCAATTCCTTATAGGTACGTTCTAAACCCATCAAAAGCCCATTACGAATAGCTTTTCCCGTCGAATGCAGAATACCACAATCCTCACTTAATTAACACCCCAAATTTTTGAAAACAGGCATTCCACAAGCTTTTTCACGACCGAGATATTGTTCGTCTATCCCCAGGGGTTTTTACGCTACTGGTGATCGACGACAAAGATTCAACGTCTTACGCACTTTTTATTGTCCATTTAAACTCTTTCGTTGTGGTGGATCGATACCCAAGGTGATAAACTAAGAGTACGATTAAACATTACCTTTTGTTCGCGGTACCCCATCAGGCAATATTGTTCTGTTTTTCTTTCCCGATCACGCCGTGAAGTCGGTCGACTTGGTTATCCGTCTCCATTCCGATGCAGTGGTAAGTCACTTCGCCGGAAAACCAAGCCTCCCCCCCAGATAACGCAATCCAGATTGCAAAAAGGGGCACTAGATTCGATTCAATTGAACTAGGAGGCCTATCAATTGTTCAAAAGAAAAATTGTATCAGCCTCGATCCTCTCATTGTGGACAATTATTTATGTTTATTTCGGATCATCTAACATTAATTTTTTTCCAATAGTTATAGTTGTATTTCTATCTACTATTTCTATATTCCTCTATGGAGTACCCATGTCATTCTTAGCTGACAAGCTTTCTAATGAAAATGTATGGCTTTCGCTTTTATATCATGCAATAGCAGGTTTCATATTTCCAGCTATTATTTTAATGCTAAAGGGTGATCTTGAATCGATAACAAAACTAAGTATCCACTTCGCTATATTCTTTTCATTCTTTTCAATGTCCTTTTGGGCTATTGACCAAGGAATGAAAAGAGCATTCCCCAATAAATAATGGGGTCGTCACCTCATATGGCACACTCGCTTAATTTAATCGCTACTGCACCCTCACCGCTTGAGGCTTTTATCTTGCCTATGCCCAAGCACACCAAAGCAAAAAACCGGCGTTAAATGCCGGTTTTTTGCTTTATAGGCTTACATTGACGTTAAACTCTGTCTTAGGTGTGAAAGGAAATAACATAAAAAAATCAACATGTTCTTGGGTATGGACCTCTATAATGTCTTCCTCCCAAAAACCACCACCTCCACCCCAATACAATACAAAGTAAAATTCATGAGATGGAGCCTGGTCATGGACACCATAAAACTCACCTCGTCCATCTTGAAAAACCTTTGCATAATAAAACGCGTCAATGTCTGGAGCAAGAGGAAGCAGGGGATTTCCGGAAGCCATAAACATTCTGTGATAAACATAATTATCGCCATACTCTACATTTCTAATCTCCATATCAGACTCTGGTGCCTTACCTTCATCAACTTCTTCACCATTTCTATAGCCTTTTGTTATCCCAGTTTGCGGATAAAACTCGATTTCATTTGGCGTAATCCCCCCTGATCCTCCAACATTGTAAGTAATGAAAGCATCTGTTCGAGTACGATAAGAAGTCCCCATCAGGTCGAACGATCGGTTATCCCCAGAAAACTCCTCATACCCACACAAATTTAAAAGTTCGCAGAATGGGTTAGGTGCTTTATCCATAGGGATAAATGTACTATATCTTAACCAAAATCCTGGATCCACTGGCCAATTTACATTACTGGAAGATGCTTTGCTGATTGACTTTTTATTGTTGTTTTTGTGTTTGTCAAATCTAAATTCAACTGCAGTTTCTGTAGAGGAACGAATAACTGTTCCAGCAACTTTCTTCTCGTAAAATAGCATTTCTTGTTGCTCTTCCGAAATGTCCTTTACTTTCTTTCCGAGTGCCTCTTTTATTTTATTAATTTCTTCCTCAGGAAGCTTTTTGCGACCAATTACGTTATATTGATAGACCTCATTTTCCTTTATATTCTTATCAATATACGTATTACCCTCAACATTGACTACCTTCTTACCATTACGATGAATTTCGTAAACACCATCTTCATCTGGTACTCCTGACCATGTGATCTTAATATGGTCTGATCCAACAACGGTATTGATGTTACTGTTAACCATCTCATGATGAACCTTTGATGTATTAGCTGTACTCTTCGACGATTTGGAAAACATATCTTCATTCGCTTCCAACTCTTTAGCTATTTGTTGTTCATCTTTCAACGTTGATGTATGCATCACAATTTCATCAATCTTGTTTTTTTCATCATACGCCTCAACCCTATATATGTAGGGTTGATCAGACTTTAAGTTCTGATCCGTCAGCTCACCTCTTTTTTCGTTGATTGAACCATCTTCTAACCTCCTTTTAGGTAGAACGTTCTCTCTATATGCTTCTTTACGTCAAAGACGCTTGAAGTAGCGCTTGACCAGCTCTTTCCTGTTAAGAAGCCCTCGCTCCTTCTCTTCTCTTTCATTCATGATGGGGCCCTTTTTTTGTGTACAATAGGAGCAACATCATAGGAAAGATGATCGCCTTTCTATTGGAGAGAGAACGAATTCAGGGAATGATAAGCTTTCTAAAAAACATGTTTGCTGTCGCGCAACAATATTCGGTAATGGGGAACAGGTAATGTTGGAATGGGAGTGAAAGTATAGATGCGTGTAGCTGTGGATAAATTCAAGGGGATATGGGATACAGAGCTGCTGTTTCAGCAAATCACAGCGGGATGTAGTGAGCGTTGGCTGCTGGATAGCTGTGGCAAAGGGCGCTATACGGTGATGGCGTGGGAGCCGTGGAAGCAGATACCACTGTGGGATGTCGGAGGAGATGATCCGATGGAGGCGTTGGAAGAGGTGTTGGCTCACCTTCCCTGTGTAAATGCGCCGAAGGAGGCGCCCCCTTTTTTAATGGGAGTGCTTGGTTGGCTGGGCTATGAGCTGGCCTGGCGCTGGCACCGGATCGGACAGCCGAAACCCCGTCACCTCCCCCTGCCTGACGGAATGTGGATGGTTCCGCGCAAAGTGATTGTCCTGGATGCCCGTTTGGATGAAGCATGGATCTGTGTGCTGGATGAGACAGACCCGGAAACGAAGCTGGCGCACCTGTCAAAACAGCTACTTCAGTTGCAGGGAGAAACGGAGGCATGCCAACAGACTGGGGAAATTCTGACACCTGTGACACCCGTGATTACCCGCCAGCACTATCGTCACCAAATCGGACATATTAAAGATGCGATTGCACGGGGGGATATTTACCAGGCCAACTTTACCTACCGTGTACAGGGGCAGGTGATGGGAACACCGTGGGAATTGTTTCAGGTGTTGCGCCGTACCAACCCCGGTGCCTATGCGGCTTATATCGAAGGGGAAGGTTACGCTATCCTTTCTTCCTCGCCGGAACAATTTGTGCGCTGGTCGGGAGACCACATTGAAACCAAACCGATCAAAGGAACCCGTCCCCGTGGTGCCACTCCGGTGGCAGATGCGAAAGAGAAGGCGAGATTGGCTGCCAGTGAAAAGGATCAGGCTGAATTGGTGATGATCGTCGATCTGGAGAGAAACGATCTGGGGCAGGTGTGTGAAATCGGCTCGATCCGGGTGCCGCGGCTGTTTGAGTTGGAGCCCCATCCGACGGTATGGCACCAAGTGGCGGCAGTGGAAGGACGGCTAAAGTCTGGGGTCAAACCCAGGGATATCTTTGGTGCCATATTTCCGGGGGGTTCCATCACTGGGGCACCCAAATTGCGCTCCATGCAAGTGATTCACGATATGGAAACTGGGCGCAGAGGGATATATACCGGCTCGATTGGATATATCGACCCCCGTGGTTCCGCCGAATGGAATATCGCCATCCGTACCATGATCTGGGCCGGCGGCCGGGAAGCGAATCTCTCTTATCACGTGGGGGGCGGGATTGTGTGGGATTCAGACCCCGATGCGGAGTATGAGGAGACCCTGGCTAAAGGGCGTGGCATGTTGGAGGCGATTCAGCAATGGTCGGCGAAAAAGGTGAAACAATGAAGTGGATCGTCAATGGAGAAATCGTACCAGAAGGGGATGCGGGGTTATCGTTTGGAGATAGAGGGGCACTGCTGGGGGACGGGCTGTTTGAAACTTTTCGGGTGGAGCAAGGAGTACCGTTGTTTATGCGGGAACACCTGAAGCGGTTGCGGGAAGGGATGCAAATCTTACGATTTGCTGTGATGCCGGATGAGAAGGAGCTTATCGCCGGAATCCGGCAGGCTCTTGTGGTGAATGGCGTTGAGAGCGGCTATCTCCGCCTTACCGTCACCCGGGGGACGGGTTCATTTGCTCAGCCCTTGGCGGCGTTGACAGAGCCGGTTTGGTGGGTAGAGGCACGGTCAATGCCATTGCAAATGGGTGTATTGGAGCATGGGGTAGAAGCGATCGTCGCCTCCACCTGCCTAAACCCTCATTCCCGCTTGCGCCGAGTGAAGTCCCTCAACTTTTTAGAAAACGTGCTGGCCAAACAGGAAGCACGGGATCGTGGGGCGGACGAAGCGATTTTTCTCACTACAGATGAAGCGGTGTCGGAAGGGGCTTCCGCCAATCTGTTTCTGGTGAAAAAAGGAGTCTGCTATACTCCATCCCTTGCTTGTGGACCGCTGCCGGGTGTGGTGCGGGGGTGGGTGCTGGCCACCGCGGCACGTCTCGGTCTTACCGTTGTGGAGCGATCGCTCCAGCCGGGTGAATTAACGGCAGCCGATGAGTTGTTTTTTACCAATTCCACCTGGGGGCCGTTTCCCTGTGTGGCGGTGGATGGTGTAACGATAGATAGCGGGAAGCCGGGGCCTTATACCTGTAAATGGATGGAGCAATGGCAAGAGGAAGTGGCTGCCCAGATCGAGGCGGATAGAAAGAATCATTCAGCTTCATTTGATGCAAACGTCAACACTTTTTCACAGAAAGAGTGAGAGGGTTGATTGCAGGAAAAAAAGGAAAAGGATAGACTCAGGATGATTAGGGGCCCCTTGGTCACATTTAAGGAATAATCCCACAGGCACGTCCATAGATTGAAATGGAAAGGATCGGATAGGATGAATTTGATGAAAAGGGAAGGGTTGCACCTCCTATGCTGGATGGTGGCGGTGGTAGTGTTAACCGCTTGTGGTGCCGCGACAGAACATGATCATCAGGATCATGGAAAAGAGCAAACGCAGGATGCCGATGTGGAAGCGCCCCTTGAAACAACAGTCACGTTTGCGCCGGAAACAGTACAAGCGGGAGAAGAGACGACCGTCCGAATCGAAATCACGCAAAACGGAGAAACGGTTAAGGATGCGAATCAAGTTAGCTTCGACGTCTGGCCTGAAGGTACCTCAGCAGAAGAACGAGAAAAAGTGGAAACTGAGCTGGTGAATGGTGCTTACCAAGGGACCTACTCCTTTCCTGAAGCGGGTGAGTACCATGTGATGTACCATATCACCGCTCGGGGTGATCATCGGATGGATACGGTCGAAGTGTCTGTCCAGCCTTAAATAGGAGCGCCTTTCCCTGAGGAAAGAGGGGAATGAAGGTGGGACGGGAGCGATGGAGCGTTTGGTTGGCGTTGACAGCAGGCGTGATTGTGGTAGGAAGCTGGTGGTGGCTGGATCACGTACCCCAACCGATCACACAGCCGACAAGTGCAGTCGGGATCAACAGTGAACCGATACCGGAGTTTACGTATACCAATCAGGATGGGGAAGCCTTTGGTTTTTCCCAGTTGAAGGGGAAAGTGTGGATCGCCAACATTGTGTTTTCTCGGTGTCCGGATGTGGGCTCACCGATGACGGCCAATTTGACCCGAATTCAGGAGCAGTTAAAGGAAGAGGGAGCGGAAGTGGAGTTGGTCTCTTTTAGTGTCGATCCACTCCATGATACACCACAAGTATTGAAACAGTACGGAAATAACTTACGTGCCGATTTTTCCAACTGGAACTTCCTCACCCATGATGAGCCGACGGTGATGCATCGCTTTTTACAGACGTCGTTTCAGGCACCGGTAGAGGTAACATCACTCGCGGGCGAAGAACCGTTGACGATCGATCATTCCACCCGTCTGTATGTGATGGATCCCACTGGTCGTGTGATCACCAGCTATGATGGACTGCAACCGGATATGGATGCCATCGTCCGTGATGTGATGGCTTTAGGTGGAGCGGATGGATTGATGGCGAAGAAACAGTAAAAAGCGATTGGATTGTCTTCACAAAAAAATCCCCCTTCAAGTAGCTTGACGGCTTGAAGGGGGA
This window harbors:
- a CDS encoding SDR family oxidoreductase, producing the protein MPQQTKAQSQTPLQPPQHQHRQPGLESEMVPRPTAEDDDYRGSGKLAGKRALITGGDSGIGRAVSIAFAKEGADVAILYLNEHGDAQETKARVEELGRKALLLPGDIGDEIFCQHAVQQTVNSLGGLDVLVNNAAEQHPQDGIDQIDAQQLERTFRTNVFSFFYLTKAALPHLPTGGSIINTTSVTAYKGNPVLLDYSATKGAIVSFTRSLSQSLVKQGIRVNGVAPGPIWTPLIPSTFDAQQVATFGSSTPMGRPGQPAELAASYVFLASSDSSYISGQVLHPNGGVVVNG
- the queC gene encoding 7-cyano-7-deazaguanine synthase QueC gives rise to the protein MGKKAVIVLSGGLDSTTCMGLAQAEGYELYPLTFDYGQRHDREVEQAKAIAHHYEVKEHRIVDIGFLNQIGGSALTEDSISVPTEEEEGIPTTYVPARNLIFLSLAAAYAEVIEAEAVYTGVSAVDYSGYPDCRPQFISHLEETICRATKAGEEGRPIRLVTPLIHLSKGETIREGLRLHVPYHLTTSCYQGGEVACGVCDSCRLRRKGFADAEAIDPIPYVDGVKAGG
- the thpR gene encoding RNA 2',3'-cyclic phosphodiesterase, whose amino-acid sequence is MSSRSLYRLFIAVPVPDPHRQWMAEWCRERSEQWPFKKWVHPSDYHITVQFLGECTFRQAREVKKRVRLLMTEMEPFSLSLGPIGWFGVADHPRILWAGLDGDLDRLHQLYQAVADTVSPVGFAKEKRLYRPHITIAKKYKRNDFPHEEVDTTFRPESAGLKPWTVDELILYQTHVYRSPMYQPLAIFGVGAG
- the tpx gene encoding thiol peroxidase translates to MAQTREGAITFKGNPVTLVGPELKAGDTAPDFTVLANDLSPVTLADTRGQVRIISVVPSLDTGVCDAQTRRFNEEAANLGEHVRVLTVSVDLPFAQKRWCGAAGIERVQTLSDHRDLSFGTAYGVVIQELRLLARAVFVIDANDKLVHVEVVSEATNHPDYEAAVEAAKRA
- a CDS encoding gamma-glutamylcyclotransferase; the protein is MYGTLRQGENNHHYLKGAERLASQAWVYGRLLDTGWGYPALLLQGMERVYGELYRVPHRLLPKIDELEDYTPGTPDNEYKRVTVTVGTDVGECRAMTYLYTQSLAREKEIPFGDWRLYHLRRRLPLLYFAYGSCMDDERFRLQGVADAFRERLGRGVLTGYDMRYTLSYPDGGRADLVEKKGAIAEGVVYRIGARGLDYLYWREGVQEGTYRPAMVSVEMKDGIHDALTFLVIDKKEETAPPEHYAREILRGSYGTVSDAYYQKLKRRLLNRFYMNVPF
- a CDS encoding SIR2 family NAD-dependent protein deacylase, whose amino-acid sequence is METNIHRLAEWIQTAEGTVVLTGAGMSTESGIPDFRSREGFWKRVDPQRVATVSALEEEYETFHHFYRLRIRGLERVHPHPGHQVLARWEQQGYIRGIATQNVDRLHQRAGNRQVWELHGNILQFHCHDCKKAAERSRFLQQKPCVHCGGRLRPDIILFGEWLPETTWSEAMEAVQQADLLLVIGTSLEVYPVNQMPQLCPGKTVLINADKTAMDRQLDLVISGKAGEVLQHVDQIVAKTEEG
- a CDS encoding 7-carboxy-7-deazaguanine synthase QueE yields the protein MNKGWNLPEPSVYRQWKLPMVEVFETVEGEGTAAGWPTVFVRVFHCNLRCSWCDTPYSYAPAQPEYEATVGEIAAEAHRYASHRICFTGGEPLMHREKSAALLEALACPEKIEDVHIETNGAIDLTPFDALRRERPWGEKVRFIMDWKLPRSKEESRMLVDNFNCLTQRDEVKLVIADEQDFRAAVDVINRHYQRGQILFSPVFETLPPRTLVEWVLAEPLPHVRVNLQLHKFIWDPAERGV
- the queD gene encoding 6-carboxytetrahydropterin synthase QueD, producing MDFQIPERVERFGVDIQREELRYHRKRVAVTKSFTFDAAHHLHLYEGKCKNLHGHTYRLVISISGFVDDVGIAVDFGDIKRMYQEEIKARLDHRYLNEVLPNMNTTAENMIVWIWERLDERLVQEGLKKRGHRLEELVLYETPTSYATLRREWMEGDE